Proteins encoded in a region of the Neoarius graeffei isolate fNeoGra1 chromosome 3, fNeoGra1.pri, whole genome shotgun sequence genome:
- the si:ch211-191a24.4 gene encoding MARVEL domain-containing protein 3, which translates to MSEAKSHRGHRERHGGGYRENQQQQQRTRPSSNTRPSDQSQYSRRNQSSQSQHGRRTTSEEVHGSACTHICSRRGIVLMCAFLTNMLVLFCVVAAYVTLSGMSAMKFGGGGFADVVLPFEGAELQKVRDLDMQFTQMRAPGIYGGLAFSVTFGVISLFFVFSGNKPAHVLSRKLLVGQFLFQLIGAVAYVTAVGLYLHFVIKVNSTEVCMLRERLYARNGQTWMNCNVSGADAAVALFGIITAILYAVGTFLTGRTIQYVNWYRKGRARYEAETPERPRNTQDTPLQSGVFV; encoded by the exons ATGAGTGAGGCCAAAAGCCACCGTGGGCACAGAGAGAGGCACGGAGGGGGCTACAGAgagaatcaacaacaacaacagcggaCGCGACCTTCCTCCAACACCAG ACCATCTGACCAGTCCCAGTACAGCAGAAGAAACCAGTCATCCCAGTCCCAACATGGAAGAAGGACGACTTCAGAAGAAGTACATGGATCAGCGTGTACACACATTTGCTCCCGGAGGG GTATTGTGCTGATGTGCGCATTTCTGACCAACATGTTGGTGTTGTTCTGTGTCGTGGCTGCTTACGTGACACTGTCAGGCATGTCGGCTATGAAGTTTGGAGGTGGGGGTTTTGCTGACGTTGTCCTCCCGTTTGAAGGGGCAGAGCTTCAGAAGGTGCGCGACCTTGACATGCAGTTTACGCAAATGAGAGCTCCTGGGATCTACGGTGGCTTGGCTTTCAGTGTCACCTTCGGCGTGATCTCTctgttttttgtcttttcaggCAACAAGCCTGCCCATGTGCTTTCACGGAAGCTCCTGGTTGGTCAGTTTTTATTCCAGCTGATTGGGGCAGTGGCTTATGTCACTGCAGTGGGCCTGTATCTACATTTTGTGATCAAGGTGAACTCGACGGAAGTGTGTATGTTGCGTGAACGACTTTACGCACGTAACGGACAGACTTGGATGAACTGTAACGTCAGTGGTGCGGATGCAGCTGTGGCATTGTTTGGAATCATAACAGCCATTTTGTATGCCGTGGGAACATTTCTTACGGGTAGAACAATTCAGTATGTGAACTGGTACAGAAAGGGGCGTGCTCGCTACGAAGCAGAGACACCTGAACGACCACGCAATACCCAGGACACACCCCTCCAGTCAGGAGTCTTTGTCTGA